A window from Hirundo rustica isolate bHirRus1 chromosome 25, bHirRus1.pri.v3, whole genome shotgun sequence encodes these proteins:
- the COL16A1 gene encoding LOW QUALITY PROTEIN: collagen alpha-1(XVI) chain (The sequence of the model RefSeq protein was modified relative to this genomic sequence to represent the inferred CDS: deleted 1 base in 1 codon), which translates to MRGLWALALAGLLSACQGKEPLPAEGELCPRLWDEDLAGDKYENVTGFNLIKRFDLLKISSVKKIHSARGPAVLRLGSVPLVQPTQRVFPRGLPPAFTLVLTLLLKKNSTGEHWYLLQVTDRQGYPQLSLSVHGPEKSLEFQARAPGSAFVGAVFAGKAVATLFDGRWHKVVVAVQDHAVSVHLDCASISSKPLAPRRALAPEGNALLGLDAARGTPVRFDLQQAQIYCDAELARQEGCCEISARGCQTEAPKTRRQAELMQSSNLIEMVPQPEGRVFTRCFCLEEPLGTEPGRPSGRTSLRDDPKEKCPPCSPQTASGNVTVGPPGPKGTKGERGLPGTAGGKGEKGDRGMDCVRTHPGGPVQCAEGPRGEKGQRGQVGLPGPAGAEGQKGQKGDKGDGGLQGKPGRPGRDGRPGEICVVGPKGQKGDPGLVGPEGLAGEPGPPGKPGSPGIGLPGKPGDPGGPPGPKGEKGSPGAPGPGGSPGTPGLPGVLGPKGDKGEPCEACPTVPEGTLGALGIPGKPGPRGEPGAPGRDGASDTPGPAGPKGDRGDPGIQGMKGEKGDSCQPCDLRLLAALRRGPAEGLEGEPGLPQGETGLSGLAGVKGEKGDSGHAGPTGRPGIPGEKGDPGVRGLKGEKGEQCGQCPPTPQSLQGTATVVALPGPPGERGPGGPPGRAGRPGDAGEKGQKGDAGSPGDPGTPGTAGVPGLSGEPGIRGPAGPKGDKGDACQPGPAVPGDLSDVVGIPGKPGDKGDQGPPGIGQPGRPGKPGLPGVRGPAGPKGLQGEPGPRGIGQPGPQGDPGSTGPPGPPGPPGPQGPPGTAAEKGAKGAPGPKGATGPPGPPGSSVAGPPGPEGQRGLPGSSGQPGQKGAQGEKGDPGECSCPSSPRQDPSYSGMPGAPGLWTGMSWQPQPGPQGPPGAPGPPGPPGAPGRQGMPGHNGLPGLPGPAGDLGPLAVVAERNIEVLKTLCGDCAQLQAALEAPEGPEKEDGAMPGVPGSESCARCFAQFPRAEEARGDSPDCAGHPGLPGAPGIPGERGEQGSPGLRGPPGPPGPIGPPGFPGTPGAPGLPGLQGERGPAGLAGAKGEPGPPGQPGYPGATGPPGLPGIKGERGYVGPPGEKGELGPPGVDGLPGPVGPVGPRGERGLPGSAGEKGEQGFQGQPGFPGPPGPPGFPGKVGPAGPPGPVAEKGSEGARGPTGMPGPPGPPGPPGIQGPAGLEGLDGKDGKPGLRGDPGPPGPPGMMGPPGFKGKTGHPGLPGPKGDCGKPGPPGSTGRPGAEGDPGPMGPQGRQGPPGLIGPPGSPGQPGPAGLAGVGLKGERGSAGERGLPGMPGQPGPPGHPGPPGEQGPDGPVGKEGPPGKPGIAGPAGQKGDAGSPGERGYPGEKGRAGMPGGPGKSGSMGLVGPRGPAGERGPPGSPGPAGSPGLPGPPGMMGDVVNYDEVKRFIRQELNKMFDERMAYYTSRLHFPVEMVASPGRPGPPGKDGLPGRPGPPGSPGMPGQIGREGRQGVPGMRGEPGAKGEKGEKGVGLMGDSGPPGPPGPQGPPGYGKMGPPGPVGQQGIPGVPGPPGATGQPGKTGHCSPAECLGAVPVEQPLFQPKNVKGPFG; encoded by the exons ATGAGGGGTCTCTGGGCCCTGGCGCTCGCCGGGCTCCTCAGCGCCTGCCAGGGGAAGGAGCCGCTGCCAGCGGAAG GGGAGCTGTGCCCGCGGCTCTGGGACGAGGATCTGGCTGGGGACAAGTATGAGAATGTCACGG GTTTTAACCTGATTAAAAGGTTCGACCTGCTGAAGATCTCGTCCGTCAAGAAGATCCACAGCGCCCGGGGGCCGGCGGTGCTGCGCCTGGGCAGCGTGCCCCTGGTCCAGCCCACGCA GCGAGTGTTCCCCCGGGGGCTGCCCCCCGCCTTCACGCTGGTCCTCACCTTGCTGCTGAAGAAGAACAGCACCGGGGAGCACTGGTACCTGCTCCAGGTCACCGACCGGCAGGGATACCCCCAG ctctccctgtccGTGCACGGCCCCGAGAAAAGCCTGGAGTTCCAGGCCAGGGCCCCGGGATCCGCCTTCGTCGGCGCCGTCTTCGCGGGCAAGGCCGTGGCGACGCTGTTCGACGGGCGGTGGCACAAGGTGGTGGTGGCCGTGCAGGACCACGCCGTGTCCGTGCACCTGGACTGCGCCTCCATCTCCTCCAAGCCGCTGGCGCCGCGGCGGGCGCTGGCCCCCGAGGGCAACGCCTTGCTGGGGCTGGACGCCGCGCGCGGCACCCCGGTGCGG TTTGACCTCCAGCAAGCTCAGATCTACTGCGACGCCGAGCTGGCCAGGCAGGAGGGGTGCTGCGAGATCTCGGCCAGAGGG tgccagacGGAAGCGCCCAAGACTCGCCGGCAAGCGGAGCTGATGCAGAGCAGCAACCTCATCGAGATGGTGCCGCAGCCCGAGGGCCGGGTGTTCACCCGCTGCTTCTGCCTGGAGGAGCCGCTGGGCACT GAGCCGGGGAGACCCTCGGGAAGGACCAGCCTGAGGGATGATCCCAAGGAAAAG tgccctcCGTGCTCGCCCCAGACGGCATCAGGAAAT GTCACCGTCGGTCCCCCAGGCCCAAAG GGCACCAAGGGCGAGCGGGGCCTCCCTGGCACGGCCGGTGGCAAAGGGGAGAAGGGTGACCGT GGCATGGACTGTGTGCGCACCCACCCCGGCGGCCCCGTGCAG TGTGCCGAGGGGCCGCGGGGTGAGAAGGGGCAGCGAGGGCAGGTG GGGCTCCCGGGGCCGGCTGGCGCTGAGGGGCAGAAG GGCCAGAAGGGTGACAAGGGTGACGGGGGACTGCAGGGCAAGCCGGGGCGCCCCGGGCGTGAT GGCCGGCCTGGAGAGATCTGCGTGGTGGGGCCCAAGGGCCAGAAG GGTGACCCCGGCCTCGTGGGACCTGAGGGGCTGGCCGGTGAACCAGGACCCCCGGGCAAGCCAGGCTCTCCAGGGATCGGCCTGCCGGGGAAGCCG GGTGACCCCGGTGGCCCCCCAGGTCCGAAGGGAGAGAAG GGCAGCCCGGGAGCTCCTGGACCCGGAGGATCGCCTGGGACTCCC GGGCTCCCCGGAGTGCTGGGGCCGAAAGGAGACAAG GGCGAGCCGTGCGAGGCGTGTCCCACTGTCCCCGAGGGGACGCTCGGCGCCCTCGGAATTCCCGGCAAGCCAGGACCGCGGGGAGAGCCCGGAGCGCCCGGCAGGGACGGGGCCTCG gacacccccggccccgcgggacCCAAAGGGGACAGG ggAGATCCGGGCATCCAGGGGATGAAAGGGGAGAAG gGGGACTCGTGCCAGCCCTGCGATCTCCGGCTGCTCGCTGCGCTGCGTCGCGGCCCCGCCGAGGGGCTCGAGGgggagccggggctgccg CAGGGTGAAACGGGGCTGTCCGGGCTGGCTGGGGTCAAGGGCGAGAAG GGGGACAGCGGCCACGCGGGACCCACGGGCAGGCCG GGAATCCCGGGAGAGAAGGGAGATCCAGGCGTGAGGGGGCTCAAGGGAGAGAAG GGCGAGCAGTGCGGGCAGTGCCCTCCCACCCCGCAATCCCTCCAAGGGACAGCCACAGTGGTGGCACTGCCGGGGCCACCGGGAGAAAGGGGTCCTGGTGGCCCCCCGGGCAGAGCG GGCAGACCCGGCGACGCTGGCGAGAAGGGGCAGAAg GGCGACGCCGGCAGCCCCGGGGACCCGGGCACCCCGGGCACGGCCGGCGTCCCAGGGCTGTCGGGTGAGCCCGGCATCAGGGGACCAGCCGGCCCTAAAGGCGACAAG GGAGACGCGtgccagcccggccccgccgtgcccgggGACCTCTCGGACGTGGTGGGCATCCCGGGAAAACCCGGGGACAAAGGGGACCAGGGCCCGCCGGGCATCGGCCAGCCGGGCAGACCC GGGAagccggggctgccgggggtGCGGGGCCCCGCCGGGCCCAAGGGGCTGCAG ggtgagCCAGGACCGCGAGGGATCGGCCAGCCGGGACCGcag ggtGACCCCGGGAGCACCGGACCCCCCGGACCCCCT GGCCCCCCCGGACCTCAGGGACCCCCGGGGACGGCGGCAGAGAAAGGTGCCAAG GGAGCTCCGGGTCCCAAAGGTGCCACGGGACCCCCTGGACCACCGGGGAGCAGCGTGGCGGGACCACCG GGCCCCGAGGGGCAGCGGGGGCTCCCCGGCTCCAGCGGGCAGCCG GGGCAGAAGGGAGCCCAGGGAGAGAAG GGAGACCCCGGCGAgtgctcctgcccctccagcccccgcCAGGACCCCAGCTACAGCGGCATGCCG GGAGCCCCAGGACTGTGGACAGGGATGtcctggcagccccagcccggcccgcaG GGCCCCCCCGGAGCTCCCGGC CCCCCCGGCCCACCCGGTGCCCCCGGCCGCCAG GGAATGCCGGGACACAACGGCTTGCCCGGACTGCCCGGACCGGCTGGAGACCTG GGACCTCTGGCCGTCGTGGCCGAGAGGAACATCGAGGTGCTGAAG ACTCTCTGCGGGGACTgtgcccagctgcaggcagccctggaaGCTCCCGAGGGACCGGAGAAGGAGGACGGGGCCATGCCAGGTGTCCCCGGCAGCGAGAGCTGTGCCCGG TGCTTTGCTCAGTTCCCGCGGGCGGAGGAGGCTCGG GGTGACAGCCCCGACTGCGCGGGTCACCCGGGCCTGCCGGGCGCGCCTGGAATcccaggagagagaggagagcag GGCTCGCCGGGACTGCGCGGACCTCCAGGACCGCCCGGGCCCATC GGCCCCCCAGGCTTTCCCGGAACGCCGGGCGCACCCGGACTGCCC GGTCTCCAAGGGGAacgcggccccgccgggctcgCCGGAGCCAAAGGGGAGCCG GGACCTCCAGGACAACCCGGCTACCCCGGGGCCACGGGGCCCCCCGGCCTTCCC ggcaTCAAAGGCGAGCGAGGTTACGTGGGTCCCCCCGGAGAGAAAGGGGAGCTG GGACCCCCAGGCGTGGATGGGCTGCCCGGGCCTGTGGGGCCAGTG GGTCCCAGGGGCGAGCGCGGGCTCCCGGGAAGCGCCGGGGAGAAGGGGGAGCAG GGCTTCCAGGGCCAGCCTGGCTTCCCGGGACCTCCG GGTCCCCCTGGTTTCCCGGGAAAGGTTGGTCCAGCCGGGCCGCCAGGGCCCGTGGCCGAGAAG GGCAGCGAGGGCGCACGAGGCCCCACGGGCATGCCCGGACCCCCCGGGCCCCCCGGACCCCCGGGAATACAG GGCCCGGCTGGCTTGGAAGGACTGGACGGCAAGGATGGGAAGCCGGGGCtgagg GGTGACCCTGGTCCCCCCGGGCCACCAGGGATGATGGGTCCTCCG ggCTTCAAGGGCAAGACAGGACACCCAGGGCTCCCGGGACCGAAG GGTGACTGCGGCAAACCCGGCCCCCCGGGGAGCACGGGCCGGCCGGGAGCGGAG GGTGACCCCGGACCCATGGGACCCCAAGGCCGGCAGGGACCCCCAGGGCTCATC GGTCCCCCGGGCAGCCCGGGCCAGCCGGGTCCCGCCGGCCTGGCCGGAGTG GGGCTGAAGGGCGAGCGCGGCTCCGCGGGGGAGCGGGGTCTGCCGGGCATGCCAGGACagccgggacccccgggacacCCGGGACCACCG ggagagcagggaccGGACGGACCGGTCGGGAAGGAG GGACCCCCGGGAAAACCGGGAATCGCGGGACCGGCCGGACAGAAG GGTGACGCTGGATCCCCCGGAGAGCGGGGCTACCCCGGGGAGAAGGGCAGAGCCGGAATGCCGGGGGGGCCGGGGAAAAGCGGCTCCATGGGGCTCGTGGGGCCCCGGGGACCCGCGGGAGAGAGGGGACCCCCGGGCTCTCCGGGCCCCGCGGGCAGCCCCGGCCTGCCGGGACCCCCGGGGATGATG GGAGACGTGGTGAACTACGACGAGGTCAAGAGGTTCATCCGGCAGGAGCTGAACAAGATGTTCGACG aGCGGATGGCCTATTACACCTCTCGCCTGCACTTCCCGGTGGAGATGGTGGCGTCCCCGGGCAGGCCCGGTCCCCCCGGGAAGGACGGGCTGCCCGGCCGGCCGGGACCCCCCGGCTCCCCGGGG